A window of Pirellulales bacterium contains these coding sequences:
- a CDS encoding DUF1501 domain-containing protein — MSLSPSHLPNDWSLRVTRRHFFGAGAGLLGGAALGSLLAGAPRAIAAGDSPGTPDFLLPGVPKAKRIISLFQSGGPSQVDLFDYKPLLNERHGEQLPPSVRAGQRLTGMSANQSSIPLAGSPFKFARYGESGAWLSDLLPHHRRIVDDLCIVKSMYTEAINHDPAITFFQTGSQIAGRPSMGAWLSYGLGSTNENLPAFIVLVTAGQGDQPLYARLWGSGFLDSRYQGVQFRAGKDPVLYLSNPDGVCRSGRRAMLNKLSELNRVQFEAELDPEIESRIAQYEMAFRMQTSVPEATDLSSEPDHVFELYGPDSRKPGTYAANCLLARRLAERGVRFIQLYHQGWDQHDGLPKGIRNQCEETDQASAALVLDLKQRGMLDDTLVVWGGEFGRTSYSQGKLTPEGFGRDHHPRCFTVWLAGGGVRPGISYGQTDEFGYNIADASGKPISPAKEGFTPGAVHVHDLQATILRLLGVDHTRLAHKYQGRRFRLTDVHGHVVLDLVV; from the coding sequence ATGAGCCTGTCGCCATCGCACCTGCCGAATGATTGGTCGCTCCGCGTGACGCGGCGGCATTTTTTCGGCGCCGGCGCCGGGTTGCTTGGCGGGGCCGCGCTGGGGTCGTTGCTCGCCGGGGCGCCGCGGGCGATCGCAGCCGGAGACTCGCCGGGAACGCCCGACTTCCTGCTCCCCGGGGTTCCCAAGGCCAAGCGGATCATCTCCCTGTTTCAATCGGGCGGTCCGTCCCAGGTGGATCTGTTCGATTACAAGCCGCTCTTGAACGAGCGGCACGGCGAGCAACTTCCCCCGTCCGTCCGCGCCGGCCAGCGACTCACGGGGATGTCGGCCAACCAATCGTCGATCCCGCTGGCCGGATCCCCGTTCAAGTTCGCCCGGTACGGCGAGTCGGGGGCTTGGCTGAGCGACCTTCTGCCCCATCATCGGCGGATCGTCGACGATTTGTGCATCGTCAAGTCGATGTACACCGAGGCGATCAATCACGATCCCGCGATCACATTCTTCCAAACCGGGTCGCAAATCGCCGGACGTCCCTCCATGGGGGCGTGGTTGTCGTACGGCCTGGGATCGACCAACGAGAACCTGCCGGCGTTTATCGTCCTGGTCACCGCCGGACAGGGGGATCAACCGCTCTACGCCCGGCTATGGGGCTCTGGGTTCCTCGACTCGCGTTATCAGGGGGTGCAGTTCCGTGCCGGCAAGGACCCGGTGCTCTACCTGAGCAACCCCGACGGGGTCTGCCGCTCGGGCCGGCGGGCGATGCTGAACAAGCTCAGCGAATTGAACCGCGTGCAGTTCGAGGCGGAACTCGATCCCGAAATCGAGTCGCGGATCGCCCAATACGAAATGGCATTTCGCATGCAGACGAGCGTCCCCGAGGCCACCGACCTGTCGAGCGAACCGGACCACGTGTTCGAGCTTTACGGCCCCGACAGCCGCAAACCCGGCACGTATGCCGCGAACTGCCTGTTGGCCCGCCGGCTTGCCGAACGGGGAGTCCGATTCATCCAGCTCTACCACCAGGGCTGGGACCAGCACGACGGCCTTCCCAAGGGGATCCGCAATCAGTGCGAAGAAACCGATCAAGCCTCTGCGGCGCTTGTGCTCGATCTGAAGCAGCGCGGGATGCTCGACGACACCCTGGTCGTGTGGGGGGGCGAGTTCGGCCGCACGAGTTACTCGCAAGGCAAGCTTACCCCCGAGGGATTCGGACGCGATCACCATCCGCGGTGCTTCACGGTTTGGCTGGCCGGCGGCGGCGTGCGGCCGGGGATCAGCTACGGCCAGACGGACGAGTTCGGCTACAACATCGCCGACGCGTCGGGAAAGCCGATCTCCCCCGCTAAAGAAGGTTTCACCCCAGGGGCGGTTCATGTCCACGATTTGCAGGCGACAATTCTTCGCCTGTTGGGGGTCGATCACACGAGGCTCGCCCATAAATATCAAGGTCGTCGGTTCCGGTTAACCGACGTCCACGGGCATGTGGTCTTGGATCTCGTGGTTTAG
- a CDS encoding DUF3826 domain-containing protein translates to MRRFLLVLAISCGAAQAVADSPPDQGRDPAYERVIADRSEKIVAQLGLDDAACAKRVAGIVTDQYRSLSKLHARRDEATDSAAKQAVELELFKLHRSFVARLGVELTPAQIDGVRDGMTYGVVRGTYERYAALLPELTDDDRRQIKSWLLEAREYAMDAGSSDEKHEWFRKYKGRINNYLSQRGFDLQAAEERERLAKNR, encoded by the coding sequence ATGAGGCGTTTTCTGCTGGTTCTGGCAATATCGTGCGGAGCCGCCCAGGCCGTGGCGGACTCACCACCCGACCAGGGACGAGACCCCGCCTACGAACGGGTCATCGCCGACCGCTCCGAGAAGATTGTCGCCCAACTTGGGCTCGACGACGCGGCGTGCGCCAAGCGAGTCGCCGGGATCGTGACCGACCAGTATCGCAGTTTGAGCAAGCTCCACGCCCGACGTGACGAAGCCACCGACTCCGCCGCCAAGCAAGCCGTTGAATTGGAACTTTTCAAACTCCATCGGTCGTTCGTCGCGCGGCTGGGCGTTGAACTCACCCCCGCTCAAATTGACGGGGTCCGCGACGGCATGACGTACGGCGTCGTCCGCGGTACGTACGAGCGGTACGCGGCGCTGCTGCCGGAACTTACCGACGACGATCGGCGTCAAATCAAATCGTGGCTCCTCGAAGCCCGCGAGTACGCCATGGACGCCGGCTCAAGCGACGAAAAGCACGAATGGTTCCGCAAGTACAAAGGGCGGATCAACAACTACCTGTCCCAACGCGGTTTCGATCTGCAAGCGGCCGAAGAGCGCGAACGATTGGCCAAGAATCGCTGA